A region of Arthrobacter sp. FB24 DNA encodes the following proteins:
- a CDS encoding DUF6668 family protein translates to MQQTLNPWISRPAVETETPETEVHTPPAAAITAPLLGMVEPDAADRLGRRTVAGNAALWVTGAHGGSGESRLAEILDGARATGHSWPVPQDGSVPKLLLVCRADMRGLSAARSALTHWASGAAPAVDLLGLAVLADAPGKTPKALRDFTAIVGGGAPRLWTLPWVEAWRHEDTPSVPSAREYQRFTTDIAALVADTRTTK, encoded by the coding sequence ATGCAGCAGACCCTGAACCCCTGGATCAGCCGCCCCGCCGTCGAGACGGAAACTCCAGAGACGGAGGTACACACGCCGCCGGCGGCGGCCATCACCGCTCCGTTGCTGGGCATGGTCGAACCCGACGCCGCTGACCGGCTGGGCCGTCGGACCGTCGCCGGAAACGCTGCCCTCTGGGTCACCGGGGCGCACGGCGGCTCCGGGGAAAGCCGGCTCGCGGAGATCCTGGACGGGGCACGCGCCACCGGCCACAGCTGGCCGGTTCCGCAAGACGGAAGCGTCCCGAAGCTGCTGCTGGTGTGCCGCGCCGATATGCGCGGACTGAGTGCGGCCCGCAGCGCCCTCACCCACTGGGCGTCAGGGGCCGCTCCCGCCGTTGACCTCCTCGGCCTTGCCGTACTGGCCGACGCCCCCGGCAAGACCCCCAAAGCCCTTCGCGACTTCACCGCCATTGTCGGCGGGGGAGCGCCCCGCCTCTGGACCCTGCCCTGGGTGGAGGCCTGGCGGCATGAAGACACCCCCAGTGTCCCCTCTGCCCGCGAATACCAACGTTTCACCACCGACATAGCTGCACTCGTAGCTGACACCCGCACCACCAAATGA
- a CDS encoding CHAP domain-containing protein yields MQAKPLATGVAVAVPVALLGLISSMLLLLGPAKPAAADCGPAMSVSVDANTKVAGYTQEQLKNAASIMGAGKALNLSVNGQMIAVMVALGESGLRVLDTGDTAGPDSRGLFQQRGNGAWGSYEDRMNPTTSATNFMKALQAVPGWELLEPTIAANRVQRNADPYHYQKYWPEAVKIVQALSTPKFSLQGSECGIPGQSGAGNDYPWKNSPTWTQAGATAASTSPLGMYYRECVDFALWRVNQQMGSTSAPFRFLNSNFRPDGQGLGSALKWKDGWDAKGWPTGHAPKVGAVVWYAPGTGGADPNFGHVGVVKEVKDNSTYVEEGYNGNPAPDDHNYYTRTVSNTVPSAFLYLPSQEETK; encoded by the coding sequence GTGCAAGCCAAGCCGCTCGCCACCGGCGTAGCCGTAGCTGTTCCTGTGGCCCTGCTAGGCCTCATTTCCTCGATGCTTTTGCTTTTGGGGCCGGCAAAGCCCGCTGCCGCGGACTGCGGCCCGGCAATGTCCGTCTCCGTGGACGCCAATACCAAAGTCGCCGGCTACACCCAGGAGCAGCTGAAGAACGCCGCCTCGATCATGGGAGCGGGTAAGGCTTTGAACCTTTCCGTGAATGGTCAGATGATCGCGGTGATGGTTGCCCTGGGCGAATCCGGCCTGCGCGTTCTGGACACCGGCGACACCGCCGGCCCCGACTCCCGCGGCCTGTTCCAGCAGCGCGGCAACGGCGCGTGGGGATCCTATGAGGACCGCATGAACCCGACCACGAGCGCAACGAACTTCATGAAGGCGCTGCAGGCGGTGCCTGGGTGGGAGTTGCTGGAACCGACCATCGCTGCCAACAGAGTCCAGCGCAATGCCGACCCGTACCACTACCAGAAGTACTGGCCCGAGGCCGTGAAAATCGTCCAGGCTCTCTCCACACCGAAGTTCTCTCTTCAGGGAAGCGAGTGCGGGATCCCCGGCCAGTCAGGTGCCGGGAACGACTACCCGTGGAAGAACTCACCGACCTGGACGCAGGCCGGGGCCACCGCCGCCAGCACCTCACCGCTGGGCATGTACTACCGGGAGTGCGTGGACTTCGCCCTGTGGCGGGTCAACCAGCAGATGGGATCCACGAGTGCACCGTTCAGGTTCCTCAACAGCAACTTCCGCCCCGATGGCCAGGGCCTGGGTTCGGCCCTGAAGTGGAAGGACGGCTGGGACGCCAAGGGCTGGCCCACCGGCCACGCACCCAAAGTCGGTGCCGTGGTCTGGTACGCCCCAGGGACCGGGGGAGCGGACCCCAACTTCGGCCACGTCGGCGTCGTGAAGGAAGTCAAGGACAACAGCACCTACGTCGAAGAGGGCTACAACGGCAACCCGGCCCCGGATGACCACAACTACTACACCCGGACCGTGTCCAACACGGTCCCCTCAGCCTTCCTGTACCTGCCCAGCCAAGAGGAGACGAAGTGA
- a CDS encoding MAB_1171c family putative transporter, which yields MTSIVVAVSLGILTLLRLSGLWNRPARPAFLASAFATAGFTLYIEPVYIFVDSLTGNRNFAGLVLSLCVLAAFAQLYTAVTNAAGPPSGQQSLRKERRHRAAWIASSLIVVVGFSISDLPVTSPSLIRTYGSQPGMTAFLLAASFFIAYTSASVIRSVFGYLSKMSSAFRLGFFLVCAGCFGAISLLAVRSLLQLTTDHAGQESFSPFYGAGQAISVVCVAAGLSTSRLVGIAAATSAALAARWRLFRLRPLWKASTASNPHLVLHQGGSPGKDILSSNPHAALQRRITEVRDCLLVDSVGLEDVWNQHGSALLDAEKFLKTPHTPSSLDRTAV from the coding sequence ATGACGAGCATCGTGGTTGCGGTCAGCCTAGGGATTTTGACCTTGCTCAGGCTCTCCGGTCTCTGGAACCGGCCGGCACGGCCAGCTTTTTTGGCGTCGGCTTTCGCGACAGCCGGTTTTACGCTGTACATCGAACCTGTCTACATTTTCGTGGACTCGCTCACAGGCAACCGAAACTTCGCCGGCCTGGTCCTCTCCTTGTGCGTCCTCGCCGCGTTCGCCCAGCTTTACACTGCCGTAACGAACGCTGCCGGGCCGCCCTCGGGGCAGCAGAGTCTGCGTAAGGAGCGGCGCCACAGGGCCGCCTGGATTGCCTCATCGCTCATCGTCGTGGTCGGCTTTTCAATCAGCGACCTACCCGTCACCAGCCCCTCACTGATCCGCACATACGGGTCCCAGCCTGGCATGACCGCGTTCCTGTTGGCCGCTTCGTTCTTCATCGCCTACACAAGCGCTAGTGTCATCCGGTCTGTGTTCGGCTATCTGAGCAAAATGTCCTCCGCCTTCCGCCTCGGGTTCTTTCTTGTATGCGCCGGTTGCTTCGGCGCCATTTCGCTCCTTGCGGTCCGGTCCTTGCTGCAGCTCACCACGGACCACGCGGGACAGGAATCCTTCTCTCCGTTCTATGGCGCCGGCCAGGCTATCTCCGTCGTGTGCGTGGCTGCCGGGCTCTCCACGTCACGGCTGGTGGGGATTGCTGCAGCTACATCTGCAGCCCTGGCTGCCCGGTGGCGGCTGTTTCGGCTTCGGCCGCTTTGGAAGGCCTCCACCGCCAGCAACCCACATCTGGTGCTCCACCAGGGCGGGTCGCCGGGTAAAGACATATTGAGCTCCAACCCGCATGCCGCGCTGCAGCGCCGGATCACGGAGGTGCGAGACTGCCTGCTGGTTGACTCTGTCGGTTTGGAGGATGTGTGGAACCAACATGGGTCAGCACTACTCGATGCTGAGAAATTTCTGAAAACGCCTCATACACCCTCCAGCCTCGATAGGACTGCCGTATGA